In the genome of Myxococcus stipitatus, one region contains:
- a CDS encoding RluA family pseudouridine synthase, whose protein sequence is MRGERDSSAEDVSSSGHEQAAPGASASVPEGFVDIPFVVEPNYAGWRLEDYLGQKLRRMPRERLAGIILRGVHCDERRLKPSTPVYPGMAFRLRRPGSDEPETPTELPVVAQDGWLLVLDKPAGLPIHPTARYHKGTLVSILRERFGERFAEPAHRLDRETSGLVVCGRTTEACRVLGRLFVSRDVHKEYLAICEGHPREDAFIVDAPIAEGTELIRIAVRIDPVEGKPSRTRFEVLQRFSRDDAPFALLRCFPETGRQHQIRIHLREAGFPLVGDKMYGPDPGYFDRFSKHSLEPEAWVRLRLPRHALHAARIVFPHPGTGVEVSFEAPLPADLTDFIAGAPLPSI, encoded by the coding sequence ATGCGCGGCGAGAGGGATTCATCGGCGGAGGACGTGTCCTCCTCTGGGCATGAGCAGGCGGCTCCGGGAGCGAGTGCCTCCGTCCCCGAGGGCTTCGTCGACATCCCTTTCGTCGTCGAGCCCAACTACGCGGGCTGGCGCTTGGAGGACTACCTGGGCCAGAAGCTGCGCCGCATGCCTCGCGAGCGGCTGGCCGGCATCATCCTTCGCGGCGTGCACTGCGACGAGCGGCGGCTGAAGCCCTCCACACCCGTGTATCCCGGCATGGCGTTCCGCTTGCGCCGCCCCGGCAGCGACGAGCCGGAGACGCCCACCGAGCTCCCCGTGGTGGCTCAGGACGGGTGGCTGCTGGTGCTCGACAAGCCCGCGGGCCTGCCCATCCATCCGACCGCGCGCTACCACAAGGGAACGCTCGTCTCCATCCTGCGCGAGCGCTTCGGGGAACGCTTCGCCGAGCCCGCGCATCGCCTGGACCGGGAGACGAGCGGACTCGTCGTCTGCGGCCGCACCACCGAGGCGTGCCGGGTGCTGGGCCGACTCTTCGTCTCGCGCGACGTGCACAAGGAGTACCTCGCCATCTGCGAAGGACATCCTCGTGAAGACGCCTTCATCGTGGATGCGCCCATCGCGGAGGGCACCGAGCTCATCCGCATCGCCGTGCGCATCGACCCAGTGGAAGGCAAGCCCAGCCGCACCCGCTTCGAGGTGCTCCAGCGCTTCTCTCGCGATGATGCCCCCTTCGCGCTGCTGCGCTGCTTCCCGGAGACCGGGCGCCAGCACCAGATTCGCATCCACCTGCGCGAAGCGGGCTTCCCCCTCGTGGGCGACAAGATGTACGGCCCGGACCCGGGTTACTTCGACCGCTTCAGCAAGCACTCCCTGGAGCCCGAGGCCTGGGTTCGACTGCGGCTGCCTCGTCATGCGCTGCACGCCGCGCGCATCGTGTTCCCTCATCCGGGCACGGGCGTGGAGGTCTCGTTCGAGGCCCCGCTTCCCGCCGACCTCACGGACTTCATCGCCGGGGCACCATTGCCTTCGATTTAA
- the wecB gene encoding non-hydrolyzing UDP-N-acetylglucosamine 2-epimerase: MKKVIHIVGARPNFMKVAPIYRAIAARTSLQQVLIHTGQHYDAKMSDVFFSDLGLPKPDEHLGIGSGSHAQQTARMMVELETVFLSHQPDIVSVVGDVNSTIAAALVASKLAIPLAHVEAGLRSHSQHQPEEINRVVTDRLSDLLLTPSRDADANLLKEGVDASRIHLVGNVMIDSLLTSKEKAEQLPVLKGLGVEPRGYAVCTLHRPSNVDDPKVLGGLLAALAHVASRLPVIFPVHPRTRKMITEQGLSSYFERNPNLRPVDPMGYLEFLALTSQARLVLTDSGGLQEETTALGVPCLTLREQTERPITVEQGTNEVVGTDPDRIRDVADRALSGEGKKGRVPEFWDGRSGERIADVFARFLHDSRGATRLAVSA, from the coding sequence ATGAAGAAGGTCATCCATATCGTCGGCGCGCGCCCGAACTTCATGAAGGTCGCGCCCATCTACCGTGCCATCGCCGCGCGGACGTCGCTCCAACAAGTGCTCATCCACACGGGGCAGCACTACGACGCGAAGATGAGTGATGTCTTCTTCTCGGACCTCGGACTGCCGAAGCCGGATGAGCACCTGGGCATCGGCTCGGGCAGCCATGCGCAGCAGACGGCTCGGATGATGGTGGAGCTGGAGACCGTCTTCCTGTCGCACCAGCCGGACATCGTCTCCGTCGTGGGCGACGTCAACAGCACCATCGCCGCCGCGCTGGTGGCGTCGAAGCTGGCGATTCCCCTGGCCCATGTCGAGGCGGGCCTGCGCAGCCACTCCCAGCACCAGCCGGAGGAGATCAACCGCGTCGTCACCGACCGGCTGTCGGACCTCCTGCTCACGCCCTCGCGCGACGCGGATGCGAACCTGCTCAAGGAGGGCGTGGACGCGTCGCGCATCCACCTGGTGGGCAACGTGATGATCGACTCCCTGCTCACCTCGAAGGAGAAGGCGGAGCAGTTGCCCGTGCTCAAAGGGCTGGGCGTCGAGCCGCGTGGCTATGCGGTGTGTACGCTCCATCGGCCGTCCAACGTGGATGACCCGAAGGTGCTGGGCGGGTTGCTCGCCGCGTTGGCCCATGTGGCCTCTCGGCTGCCGGTCATCTTCCCGGTGCACCCGCGCACGCGGAAGATGATCACCGAGCAGGGCCTGAGCTCCTACTTCGAGCGCAACCCGAACCTGCGCCCCGTCGACCCCATGGGGTATCTGGAGTTCCTCGCGCTGACGTCGCAGGCCCGCCTCGTCCTCACGGACTCGGGCGGGCTCCAGGAGGAGACCACCGCGCTCGGCGTCCCATGCCTCACCCTGCGCGAGCAGACCGAGCGTCCCATCACCGTGGAGCAGGGGACGAACGAAGTGGTGGGGACCGACCCGGACCGCATCCGCGACGTCGCGGACCGAGCGCTCTCGGGAGAGGGCAAGAAGGGGCGCGTTCCCGAGTTCTGGGATGGTCGCTCCGGGGAGCGCATCGCGGACGTCTTCGCGCGCTTCCTCCATGACTCGCGAGGCGCGACTCGCCTCGCTGTGTCCGCCTGA